The following are from one region of the Silene latifolia isolate original U9 population chromosome 9, ASM4854445v1, whole genome shotgun sequence genome:
- the LOC141602367 gene encoding F-box/FBD/LRR-repeat protein At1g13570-like produces the protein MENLTCIPLQQSMACSKSAKNMVDVFSNVPDTVIDKILEKLPIRMAAQTSVLSKQWERSWLSLIRLSFDSDFHEEHKNEDGSCNWQESSRIISRILLRHNGLVHHFNLYVPDHAIGDQMNLNQWISFLSKNGVQTIRINNSDHAMYITSCIFRCSELVYLELANFSLNPPPTYFHGFTKLKHLELISINFSEQNIFCSLVEKCRMLVTLKLVECTGMDHVVIDTPRLETLILIGYFESLVFRNNVVSLTSISLDLTTMPEQITVETFDSINLLASSCKLESIKFDGYSCQFLAAGSGMRSRPPSVTFNHLDELYLGGLNLSEFAEFRYLLSMIKSCPNIKKLDISILPIPWEIKYDQPILELDYNYKLDHLYEVNIEGIIGSSEELRLVIYLLAISTVLKNVFFKSVNCHTESQLEMYYVLLESQRASSKARVLFL, from the exons ATGGAGAACCTAACTTGTATCCCTTTACAGCAGTCCATGGCTTGTTCCAAGTCTGCTAAAAACATGGTGGATGTTTTCAGCAATGTTCCGGATACTGTGATTGATAAAATCCTTGAAAAATTGCCCATTCGCATGGCTGCACAGACAAGCGTGTTGTCCAAACAATGGGAACGTAGTTGGTTGTCACTAATTCGTCTCAGCTTTGATTCTGATTTCCATGAGGAGCACAAAAACGAGGATGGAAGTTGTAATTGGCAAGAAAGCAGTCGCATTATTAGCAGAATACTTCTTCGTCACAATGGTCTCGTTCATCACTTTAATCTTTATGTTCCAGATCATGCAATCGGTGATCAGATGAATCTCAATCAATGGATATCCTTTTTATCAAAAAACGGAGTCCAAACAATAAGAATTAACAATTCGGATCATGCCATGTATATTACTTCCTGTATCTTCCGGTGCAGCGAGCTAGTTTACCTTGAACTCGCCAACTTCTCTTTAAATCCTCCGCCTACTTATTTCCATGGGTTCACTAAACTTAAGCACCTTGAGCTAATATCTATTAACTTTAGTGAGCAAAACATTTTTTgtagtttggttgagaaatgtaGAATGCTGGTTACATTAAAACTCGTGGAGTGTACTGGTATGGATCATGTTGTAATAGATACACCTAGACTCGAAACCTTGATATTGATAGGCTATTTTGAGTCTTTAGTTTTCAGGAATAATGTTGTCAGTCTTACAAGCATATCACTGGACCTAACGACAATGCCGGAACAAATAACCGTTGAAACATTTGATTCTATCAATCTTCTTGCAAGTTCTTGTAAACTTGAGTCCATCAAGTTTGATGGTTACTCGTGTCAG TTCCTGGCTGCAGGTAGCGGCATGAGATCTCGTCCGCCTTCAGTCACATTTAACCACTTAGATGAACTATATCTAGGTGGCCTAAATTTAAGCGAATTTGCTGAGTTCCGTTACCTTTTGTCCATGATTAAATCTTGTCCCAACATTAAGAAGCTCGACATTTCA ATACTTCCAATTCCGTGGGAAATTAAATATGACCAGCCGATTCTCGAGTTGGATTACAACTACAAATTGGATCACCTGTATGAGGTCAATATTGAGGGTATCATAGGATCAAGTGAGGAACTCAGATTGGTCATATACCTGCTTGCCATTTCAACTGTCCTCAAAAACGTCTTCTTCAAGTCTGTTAATTGTCATACTGAGTCGCAATTGGAGATGTATTATGTGCTGTTGGAGTCCCAAAGAGCATCTTCAAAAGCGCGTGTTTTATTCCTATAG